One part of the Aestuariirhabdus litorea genome encodes these proteins:
- a CDS encoding LysR family transcriptional regulator: MDLKRLRYFTELASIGNFTLAASRLGIAQPALSMAMQKLEQEVGLKLINRTERRMTITADGEVLLRYARQVLQLMSDAERELQAQKGVEQGVIRLGVSAMLASYYLPEHLLGFCKRYPGVRITLFEAGTATLERMVLEGELDLALLRTDRPHEQIRSRPLIEEQIVACVPAGHPLAAQPSVSLAEVTDQPLVLFREGYFLREALSEYSRSARKPLDIRFETNLIELLKRLVREGVGISTCLSMILESESDLCALPFDPPIALPIGIGWKRNHYLSRAAEALVNYLQTPSKG; encoded by the coding sequence ATGGACCTGAAACGATTGCGTTATTTCACCGAACTGGCCAGCATCGGCAACTTTACCCTCGCCGCCAGCCGCCTGGGGATTGCCCAACCGGCCCTGAGCATGGCGATGCAGAAGCTGGAACAGGAGGTGGGGCTGAAGCTGATCAACCGCACTGAACGGCGCATGACCATCACCGCCGATGGCGAGGTGCTGTTGCGCTACGCGCGCCAGGTGTTGCAGTTGATGAGTGACGCCGAGCGCGAGCTGCAGGCGCAGAAGGGGGTGGAGCAGGGGGTGATTCGACTGGGGGTCTCGGCCATGCTGGCCTCCTATTACCTGCCGGAGCACCTGCTGGGGTTCTGCAAACGTTATCCCGGGGTGCGCATCACCCTGTTTGAAGCGGGCACCGCCACCCTGGAGCGGATGGTGCTGGAGGGGGAGCTGGACCTGGCCCTGCTGCGCACCGACCGTCCCCATGAGCAGATTCGCAGCCGGCCCCTGATCGAAGAGCAGATTGTGGCCTGCGTGCCCGCGGGTCATCCGCTGGCGGCGCAGCCCTCGGTGAGCCTGGCCGAGGTGACCGATCAGCCGCTGGTGCTGTTCAGGGAGGGGTATTTCCTGCGCGAGGCCCTCAGCGAGTATTCCCGCAGTGCGCGCAAGCCGCTGGATATTCGCTTTGAGACCAACCTGATCGAGCTGCTCAAGCGGCTGGTGCGCGAGGGGGTGGGGATCAGCACCTGCCTGTCGATGATTCTCGAGTCGGAGAGCGACCTCTGTGCACTGCCCTTCGATCCCCCGATTGCCCTACCGATCGGTATCGGCTGGAAGCGCAACCACTACCTTTCGCGGGCCGCGGAGGCGTTGGTCAACTACCTGCAAACACCCTCCAAGGGGTAA
- a CDS encoding acyl-CoA dehydrogenase — protein MSQSRTAFQWQDPFNLDAQLSDEERMVRDSARDYCQKQLMPRALMASRHEQFDPAIMREMGELGLLGATLPEEYGCANVSHVCYGLIAREVERVDSGYRSAMSVQSSLVMHPIYAYGSEEQRRKYLPKLATGEWIGCFGLTEPDAGSDPGSMRSRAERVEGGYRLVGNKMWITNSPIADVFVVWAKLDGEIRGFILEKGMAGLSAPKIEGKFSLRASITGEIVMDNVVVGEEQLLPNVSGLKGPFGCLNKARYGIAWGSLGAAEFCWHAARQYCLDRQQFGRPLAATQLIQLKLANMQTDIALGLQGALRMGQLMDQGACPVELISLMKRNNCGKALEIARIARDMHGGNGISDEFHVIRHVMNLEAVNTYEGTHDVHALILGRAQTGLQAFG, from the coding sequence ATGAGCCAGTCCCGCACCGCCTTCCAGTGGCAAGATCCCTTTAACCTCGATGCCCAGCTCAGCGACGAGGAGCGTATGGTGCGCGACAGTGCCCGCGACTACTGCCAGAAGCAGTTGATGCCCCGGGCACTGATGGCCAGCCGCCATGAGCAGTTCGACCCGGCCATCATGCGCGAAATGGGTGAGCTGGGGCTGCTCGGTGCCACCCTGCCGGAGGAGTACGGCTGCGCCAACGTCAGCCACGTCTGCTACGGCCTGATCGCCCGCGAGGTGGAGCGGGTCGACAGTGGCTACCGTTCGGCCATGAGCGTGCAATCGTCGCTGGTCATGCACCCGATCTACGCCTACGGCAGCGAGGAGCAGCGCCGCAAGTACCTGCCGAAGCTGGCCACGGGCGAGTGGATCGGCTGCTTTGGCCTGACCGAACCCGATGCCGGTTCCGATCCCGGCAGCATGCGCAGCCGCGCCGAGCGGGTTGAGGGCGGCTACCGCCTGGTGGGCAACAAGATGTGGATCACCAACAGCCCCATCGCCGATGTGTTTGTGGTCTGGGCCAAGCTCGACGGAGAGATCCGCGGTTTTATCCTCGAGAAGGGGATGGCTGGCCTCTCGGCCCCCAAGATCGAGGGCAAGTTCAGCCTCCGCGCCTCCATCACCGGCGAGATCGTGATGGACAACGTGGTGGTGGGCGAGGAGCAGTTGCTCCCCAACGTCAGCGGCCTCAAGGGCCCCTTCGGCTGCCTCAACAAGGCGCGCTACGGCATCGCCTGGGGCTCCCTGGGCGCGGCGGAGTTCTGCTGGCACGCGGCACGCCAGTACTGCCTCGACCGCCAGCAGTTTGGCCGCCCGCTCGCCGCCACCCAGCTGATCCAGCTTAAGCTGGCCAACATGCAGACCGACATCGCCCTGGGCCTGCAGGGCGCCCTGCGCATGGGACAGCTGATGGACCAGGGCGCCTGCCCGGTGGAGCTGATCTCGCTGATGAAACGCAACAACTGCGGCAAGGCGCTGGAGATTGCCCGTATCGCCCGCGATATGCATGGCGGCAACGGCATCAGCGACGAGTTCCATGTGATCCGCCACGTCATGAACCTGGAGGCGGTCAACACCTACGAGGGCACCCACGATGTGCACGCCCTGATCCTGGGACGTGCCCAGACCGGGTTGCAGGCGTTCGGCTGA
- a CDS encoding YifB family Mg chelatase-like AAA ATPase has product MSLSIVYTRARVGVDAPLVTVETHLSNGLPSLSIVGLPESSVKEAKDRVRSALLNSGFQFPTRRITINLAPADLPKEGGRYDLPMAIGILAASDQLSGVALEGYELLGELALSGELRACSGALSAMMAAEQAGRCMLIPVANAAEGALLQSPRIRCAPHLLALCRALTEGQPLPPCPPPAMADGHPGPCLSDLVGQFQGRRALEVAASGGHSLLLYGPPGTGKTMLASRLPGILPALEREEALQVANLYSIASGHPLALGQRPFRAPHHSASSVALVGGGGNPRPGEISLAHRGVLFLDELPEFDRRVLEVLREPLESGEIVISRAARQVTFPARFQLVAAMNPCPCGYRGDSERPCRCTTAQLERYQQKLSGPLLDRIDLQVELGRLPASALAQLDAYRGEPSSAVRDRVSACHRFQFERQGCLNSALDNRSLMRVCALEPSQSRLLERAIEQLGLSGRAYHRVLRMARTLGDMEQTGSLEEHHLNEALGFRQLDRPPG; this is encoded by the coding sequence ATGTCGCTCTCGATTGTATATACCCGGGCCCGGGTGGGGGTGGATGCCCCCCTGGTCACGGTGGAAACCCATCTCTCCAACGGACTCCCCTCGCTGTCAATCGTCGGGTTACCCGAAAGTTCGGTAAAGGAGGCCAAGGACCGGGTGCGCAGCGCGCTCCTCAACAGCGGCTTCCAGTTCCCCACCCGCCGTATCACCATTAACCTGGCCCCCGCCGACCTCCCCAAGGAGGGGGGGCGCTACGATCTGCCGATGGCGATCGGCATACTGGCCGCCTCGGACCAGCTGTCGGGGGTGGCGCTTGAGGGGTACGAACTGCTCGGCGAACTGGCCCTGTCGGGTGAGCTGCGCGCCTGCAGCGGAGCCCTAAGCGCCATGATGGCGGCGGAACAGGCGGGGCGCTGTATGCTGATCCCCGTCGCCAATGCCGCCGAGGGAGCGCTGCTGCAATCCCCTCGTATTCGCTGTGCTCCCCACCTGCTGGCCCTGTGCCGCGCCCTAACCGAAGGCCAGCCGCTGCCCCCCTGCCCGCCCCCTGCCATGGCCGATGGCCACCCGGGACCCTGCCTCAGCGACCTGGTGGGACAGTTCCAGGGACGGCGCGCACTGGAGGTCGCGGCCAGCGGTGGCCACAGCCTACTGCTCTATGGCCCGCCGGGTACCGGCAAGACCATGCTCGCCAGCCGCCTGCCCGGTATCCTGCCGGCGCTGGAGCGTGAGGAGGCGTTACAGGTCGCCAACCTCTACTCCATCGCCAGCGGTCACCCCCTGGCCCTGGGGCAACGCCCCTTTCGCGCCCCCCATCACAGCGCCTCTTCGGTGGCCCTGGTGGGCGGAGGCGGTAATCCGCGGCCGGGAGAGATCTCCCTCGCCCATCGCGGGGTGCTGTTTCTCGACGAGCTGCCTGAGTTTGATCGTCGGGTGCTGGAGGTGCTGCGTGAGCCGCTGGAGTCGGGGGAGATTGTGATCTCCCGCGCGGCCCGGCAGGTCACTTTTCCGGCCCGTTTCCAGCTGGTCGCGGCCATGAATCCCTGCCCCTGCGGCTACCGCGGAGACAGCGAACGCCCCTGCCGCTGCACCACGGCGCAACTGGAGCGTTATCAACAGAAGCTCTCCGGCCCGCTGCTCGACCGTATCGACCTGCAGGTAGAGCTGGGACGACTGCCCGCCAGCGCGCTGGCACAGCTTGATGCTTACCGGGGAGAGCCCTCAAGCGCCGTTCGCGACCGGGTCAGCGCCTGTCACCGGTTTCAGTTCGAGCGCCAGGGATGCCTCAATTCGGCACTGGATAACCGCAGCCTGATGCGGGTGTGCGCCCTCGAACCCTCCCAGAGCCGCCTGCTGGAGCGGGCGATTGAGCAGCTGGGGTTGTCGGGACGCGCCTACCACCGGGTATTGCGCATGGCCCGAACCCTGGGGGATATGGAGCAGACGGGGTCGCTGGAGGAGCACCACCTCAATGAAGCACTGGGATTTCGCCAGCTGGATCGCCCGCCGGGCTAA
- a CDS encoding HEAT repeat domain-containing protein produces the protein MNKNVESRGRVVARLVRLLQQGDEVDRCSAAAALGELQAVEASGVLVEQLRDQDLDLCIDAAQALGQIGDDSAVAGLLEALAWHGDGEVKLAALQALGRIGSAAALEAIKPLLLERPQGLASSFTEGWDDWWDLQLEAVNTLGELGYQAALGDLEQLLEQDEGQEIEVPLLKAIAQMGAPGVASLQRRWPRASPRTQRRIAAALGHSPLPEAGETLLALLASPHDEVREAALRGLAQRGGALPCNAFLEAIDDPSPAVQLAALEGLQTVGEAPLEADRARQLIASPAAPVRCFVLRQWLAQAGEGASLDVVVNCCNGEEEAVLACQLLAQMGTETSLAVLLAVVNDPARSLRVRVQGIQALAQRGRCEPEVMEALLACAEPQDGVLCQAALRALIALDPAAEAAGLDPSPLSWVQQRLVGAARAPEPTTGPDPESNAEPEPDLIPLHALESVEAPLEPPSLDEVLAQLTTHYPAQEEAAIAAPLGSTLEAIHLRNAEALVAAEREPATEAGDLLPMVEALPPELAEYGALVKHNLGRIRSPGASQPASVPLRVVAAQVLGEAKALSSVPLLLGCLLDDNAELRQQALLSLAEIARAQPHWPGWSEALGPLVTQLNAGSEGVRQAAAQALGALSLDGTRVPLLAALEDSDGLVRLQAIRALVKSAGSDPRRALSPRLLEAIRGCCDDNSIAVRTAVIEALGTLAGRMRGADGVASQTLELIVALGLEEGGAQVSAAAKALAMLDREAASDRLLAVIDGEDPLRRRLAVQVLTLLQR, from the coding sequence ATGAATAAGAACGTGGAGAGCCGTGGGCGGGTGGTCGCGCGACTGGTTAGGCTGTTGCAGCAGGGTGATGAGGTGGACCGTTGTAGCGCGGCGGCCGCCCTCGGGGAGTTGCAGGCGGTGGAGGCCTCCGGGGTGCTGGTGGAGCAGCTGCGCGACCAGGATCTCGATCTCTGCATCGATGCCGCGCAGGCGCTGGGGCAGATTGGAGATGATAGCGCCGTTGCGGGCCTGCTGGAGGCGTTGGCCTGGCACGGCGATGGCGAGGTCAAGCTGGCGGCGTTGCAGGCGCTGGGCCGGATCGGCTCAGCGGCCGCATTGGAGGCCATTAAGCCCCTGTTGCTGGAGCGCCCGCAAGGGCTGGCCAGCAGCTTTACCGAGGGCTGGGACGACTGGTGGGACCTGCAGCTGGAGGCGGTGAACACCCTGGGTGAGTTAGGCTACCAGGCCGCCCTTGGGGATCTGGAGCAGCTACTGGAGCAGGATGAGGGGCAGGAGATCGAAGTGCCGCTGCTGAAGGCGATCGCGCAGATGGGAGCGCCGGGGGTGGCAAGCCTGCAGCGACGCTGGCCCCGGGCCTCACCCAGAACCCAGCGTCGTATCGCGGCCGCCCTTGGCCACAGCCCGTTGCCCGAGGCCGGCGAGACCCTGCTGGCGCTGTTGGCCAGCCCCCACGACGAGGTGCGCGAGGCGGCCCTGCGGGGGCTCGCGCAACGGGGTGGGGCGCTCCCCTGCAATGCGTTTTTGGAGGCGATCGATGACCCCAGCCCGGCGGTTCAGCTGGCGGCACTGGAGGGGTTGCAGACGGTCGGCGAAGCCCCCCTGGAGGCGGATCGTGCTCGCCAGTTGATCGCCTCGCCGGCGGCGCCGGTGCGCTGTTTTGTGCTGCGGCAGTGGCTGGCTCAGGCGGGCGAGGGAGCGTCGCTGGATGTGGTGGTGAACTGTTGCAACGGAGAGGAGGAGGCGGTGCTCGCCTGCCAGCTGCTGGCGCAGATGGGGACGGAAACCTCCCTGGCGGTACTGCTGGCGGTGGTCAACGACCCCGCTCGGTCGTTGCGGGTGCGGGTCCAGGGGATACAGGCGCTGGCACAGCGGGGGCGTTGTGAGCCCGAGGTGATGGAGGCACTGCTGGCCTGCGCGGAGCCGCAGGACGGGGTGCTGTGCCAGGCCGCGTTGCGGGCCCTGATCGCGCTCGATCCTGCGGCGGAGGCCGCAGGGCTCGACCCCTCCCCCCTCAGCTGGGTGCAGCAGCGATTGGTCGGTGCGGCGAGGGCGCCCGAGCCGACCACCGGGCCCGACCCAGAGTCCAACGCAGAACCCGAGCCCGACCTGATCCCGCTCCATGCGCTGGAGTCGGTCGAGGCGCCGCTCGAACCGCCCTCCCTGGATGAGGTGCTGGCGCAGCTCACCACCCATTACCCCGCGCAGGAGGAGGCCGCTATCGCGGCCCCCCTGGGGTCCACTCTGGAGGCGATTCATCTTCGTAACGCCGAGGCATTGGTAGCGGCGGAGCGGGAGCCGGCGACCGAGGCGGGGGATCTGTTGCCTATGGTCGAGGCGCTGCCGCCGGAGCTGGCCGAGTACGGTGCCCTGGTCAAGCACAACCTCGGGCGTATCCGCTCCCCCGGGGCGAGCCAGCCAGCGTCCGTCCCGCTGCGGGTGGTGGCCGCACAGGTACTGGGAGAGGCAAAGGCCCTCTCCAGCGTGCCGTTACTGCTGGGGTGCCTGCTGGACGACAACGCCGAGCTGCGCCAGCAGGCGCTTTTGAGTCTGGCGGAGATAGCCCGCGCGCAGCCCCACTGGCCGGGCTGGAGCGAGGCCCTTGGCCCCCTGGTAACCCAGCTAAACGCCGGTAGTGAGGGGGTGCGCCAGGCGGCGGCCCAGGCGCTGGGGGCGCTGTCGCTCGACGGCACCCGGGTGCCGCTACTGGCGGCGCTGGAGGATAGTGATGGGCTGGTGCGGTTGCAGGCGATTCGTGCACTGGTCAAGAGTGCGGGCAGCGACCCACGCAGGGCTCTCTCGCCGCGCCTGCTGGAGGCGATTCGGGGCTGCTGCGATGATAACTCCATCGCCGTGCGCACGGCGGTCATTGAGGCACTGGGGACGCTCGCGGGGCGGATGCGGGGGGCGGACGGGGTGGCGTCGCAGACGCTGGAACTGATTGTGGCCCTGGGGTTGGAAGAGGGGGGCGCGCAGGTCAGCGCCGCCGCCAAGGCGCTGGCCATGCTGGACCGGGAGGCTGCCAGCGACCGCCTGCTGGCGGTGATCGACGGTGAAGATCCGCTGCGCCGGCGGTTGGCGGTTCAGGTCCTGACCCTTCTCCAACGCTAG
- a CDS encoding putative bifunctional diguanylate cyclase/phosphodiesterase produces MSPHRDAGSPSLNLLLISTDQQRFLLLRQLLASHVDTTDCQLYWCPSVPGALAHLEGFDCDLLLVDESTSQEGVEALGSALNAMADPCPVVLLGEGGDSALTNSDRQVVDLLPDRALNAELLARVIHYSCELNRCRLQMDQQAQVDPLTNLPNRILFRDRLQRAIARADRDGSSFVLLVVDLDEFRKVNESFGQEAGDQLICKVTERLQASMRRTDTLARTSGDEFSIIMEHMPNSAEMLRAVKKLVDAIATPIEIGEHLVSAKCSVGISSYPEGGTDLAGLVHNAELAMKEAKKQLGSSYQFYTEEMKVEAMGQLYLEAELRRAIRLQELRLYYQPRIDVATERLVGVEALVRWQHPTRGLLSPAEFIPLAEESGLIVPIGYWVVYQACKDLGVLTAAGHSDLHVAVNLSFRQFRDERLQDTLIHILNEARVDMGRLEFELTETAVMQDPARVSGVMRSLNELGIQFSLDDFGSGYSSFSHLQQLPIQTLKIDRGFISDLQSNTDNQVIVRAMISLAHKLNLQVVAEGVDHLSQVGFLRGEACDQIQGFLYSQPIPLNALMTLLESDDHIRRLLNDPQVALESIGL; encoded by the coding sequence TTGTCCCCTCATCGCGACGCAGGGAGTCCCTCCCTTAACCTACTGCTGATCAGCACCGATCAGCAGCGGTTTCTGTTGTTGCGACAGCTGCTCGCCAGCCATGTCGACACCACCGATTGCCAGCTTTACTGGTGTCCCTCGGTACCCGGTGCCCTGGCGCACCTGGAGGGGTTTGACTGCGACCTCTTGCTGGTGGATGAGTCCACCAGCCAGGAGGGGGTTGAGGCCCTCGGTAGCGCCCTCAATGCCATGGCCGATCCCTGCCCGGTGGTGTTGCTGGGAGAGGGGGGCGACAGCGCGTTGACCAACAGCGACCGCCAGGTGGTCGACCTGCTGCCGGACAGGGCCCTGAATGCCGAACTGCTGGCACGGGTGATTCACTACAGCTGTGAGCTGAACCGTTGCCGCCTGCAGATGGACCAGCAGGCGCAGGTCGACCCCCTCACCAATCTGCCCAACCGCATTCTGTTCCGTGACCGCCTGCAACGCGCCATCGCCCGGGCCGACCGCGATGGGAGTAGCTTTGTGCTGCTGGTGGTGGACCTGGACGAATTCCGCAAGGTCAACGAATCCTTCGGTCAGGAGGCCGGAGACCAGCTGATCTGCAAGGTGACCGAACGCCTGCAGGCCTCCATGCGCCGTACCGATACCCTGGCCCGTACCTCCGGGGATGAGTTCTCCATCATCATGGAGCACATGCCCAATTCGGCGGAGATGCTGCGGGCCGTCAAGAAACTGGTGGATGCCATCGCCACCCCGATCGAGATCGGCGAGCACCTGGTGTCGGCCAAGTGCAGCGTCGGCATCAGCAGTTACCCCGAGGGGGGGACCGACCTGGCGGGGCTGGTGCATAACGCCGAGCTGGCGATGAAAGAGGCCAAAAAGCAGCTCGGTAGCAGCTACCAGTTTTATACCGAAGAGATGAAAGTCGAGGCGATGGGGCAGCTCTACCTGGAGGCGGAGCTGAGGCGTGCGATCCGGCTGCAGGAACTGAGGCTCTACTACCAGCCCCGCATTGATGTGGCCACCGAGCGGCTGGTGGGGGTGGAGGCGCTGGTGCGCTGGCAACACCCCACCCGTGGCCTGCTGTCACCGGCGGAGTTTATCCCGCTGGCCGAGGAGAGCGGGCTGATTGTGCCGATCGGATACTGGGTGGTCTACCAGGCCTGCAAGGATCTCGGGGTGCTCACCGCCGCCGGGCATAGCGACCTGCACGTGGCGGTCAACCTCTCCTTCCGCCAGTTCCGCGACGAGCGGCTGCAGGATACCCTGATCCATATCCTCAACGAGGCCAGGGTGGACATGGGGCGGCTGGAGTTCGAGCTCACGGAAACTGCGGTCATGCAGGACCCGGCCCGGGTGAGCGGGGTGATGAGGTCCCTCAATGAGCTGGGTATCCAGTTTTCCCTCGACGATTTTGGCTCCGGTTACTCCTCCTTCTCCCACCTGCAGCAGTTGCCGATCCAGACCCTGAAGATCGACCGTGGTTTTATCAGCGACCTGCAATCCAATACCGACAACCAGGTGATAGTGCGGGCCATGATCAGTCTCGCCCATAAGCTCAACCTGCAGGTGGTGGCCGAAGGGGTCGATCACCTCTCCCAGGTGGGTTTTTTGCGGGGCGAAGCCTGTGACCAGATCCAGGGTTTTCTCTACAGCCAGCCGATCCCACTGAACGCCCTGATGACCCTGCTCGAAAGCGACGACCATATCCGTCGCCTGCTGAACGACCCCCAGGTTGCCCTGGAGTCGATCGGCCTCTAG
- a CDS encoding CaiB/BaiF CoA transferase family protein — MKGALSGIRVLDLSRILAGPWATQMLADFGAEVIKIERPGSGDDTRSWGPPYLKDRDGSDTGEAAYFHSTNRGKRSLAVDITQADGQALIRALAGQCDVLIENFKVGGLAKYGLDYDALKAVNPALIYCSITGFGQTGPYRERAGYDFMIQAMGGLMSVTGEAEGMPMKTGVALADVMTGLYACNAIQAALLHRMRSGEGQQIDLALLDVQVATLANQGMNYLASGEVPGRLGNAHPNIVPYQAFATADGHIILAVGNDAQFIKFCAIAGRNELASDPRFSSNRERVRNRQHLVPLVAELMQQQGSDWWLDRLSSQGVPCGPINTLDQVFADPQVQHRQMERQLDHPEAGTVPTIANPIRFSATPIDYGRAAPMRGEHSRELLKELLDLPDESWESLRAQGVVE; from the coding sequence ATGAAAGGCGCACTGAGTGGAATCCGCGTCCTCGACCTGAGCCGCATCCTGGCCGGCCCCTGGGCGACCCAGATGCTGGCGGATTTCGGCGCCGAGGTGATCAAGATCGAGCGCCCCGGCAGCGGTGACGACACCCGCAGCTGGGGCCCGCCCTACCTCAAGGACCGCGACGGCAGCGACACCGGGGAGGCGGCCTACTTCCACAGCACCAACCGCGGCAAACGCTCACTGGCGGTGGACATCACCCAGGCCGATGGCCAGGCGCTGATCCGCGCCCTCGCCGGGCAGTGCGACGTGCTGATCGAGAACTTCAAAGTCGGGGGGCTGGCCAAATACGGACTCGACTACGACGCCCTCAAGGCGGTCAACCCGGCACTGATCTACTGCTCCATCACCGGCTTCGGCCAGACCGGCCCCTATCGCGAGCGGGCCGGCTACGACTTTATGATCCAGGCCATGGGCGGGCTGATGAGCGTCACCGGCGAAGCCGAGGGGATGCCGATGAAAACCGGTGTCGCCCTGGCCGATGTGATGACCGGGCTCTATGCCTGCAACGCCATTCAGGCGGCACTGCTGCACCGCATGCGCAGCGGCGAGGGACAGCAGATCGACCTTGCCCTGCTGGATGTGCAGGTGGCCACCCTCGCCAATCAGGGGATGAACTACCTGGCCAGCGGTGAGGTGCCCGGCCGCCTCGGCAATGCCCACCCCAATATTGTCCCCTACCAGGCGTTCGCCACCGCCGACGGTCATATTATCCTCGCGGTAGGCAACGACGCGCAGTTCATCAAGTTCTGCGCCATCGCCGGCCGCAACGAGCTGGCCAGCGACCCCCGGTTCAGCAGCAATCGCGAGCGGGTCCGCAATCGCCAGCATCTGGTGCCCCTGGTGGCGGAGCTGATGCAGCAACAGGGGAGCGACTGGTGGCTCGATCGGCTCTCCAGCCAGGGAGTGCCCTGCGGCCCCATCAACACCCTTGACCAGGTGTTTGCCGACCCCCAGGTACAGCACCGGCAGATGGAGCGCCAGCTCGACCACCCGGAAGCCGGGACGGTGCCCACCATCGCCAACCCGATCCGTTTCTCCGCCACCCCCATCGATTACGGGCGGGCGGCGCCGATGCGGGGAGAACACTCCCGCGAACTGCTTAAGGAGCTGCTCGACCTGCCCGATGAGAGCTGGGAAAGCCTCAGGGCCCAGGGGGTAGTGGAGTAA
- the rep gene encoding DNA helicase Rep, whose protein sequence is MNHLNERQHQAVHYIDSPLLVLAGAGSGKTSVITTKIAYLIQQCGFKASNIVAVTFTNKAAREMKERVGKLVKGAAARGLTVSTFHNLGLNIIRKEHQALGYKSTFSIFDAQDAQTLIGDLMLKDDQGEEEQTDQIQHMISNWKNDMVTPEQALANARGPSEQVAARVYHHYDRTLKAYNSVDFDDLILLPVKLFQTRPDILEKWQNRIRYLLVDEYQDTNASQYLLVRQLVGQRARFTVVGDDDQSIYAWRGARPENLVQLKEDFPSLRVIKLEQNYRSTSRILKAANTLIDNNPHVFEKRLWSELGMGEEIRVLRCRNDEAEAERVATEIVSQRLKKGTQYKDYAILYRGNHQSRLLELKLQHHQIPYHINGGTSFFSRAEVKDIMAYLRLLINRDDDNAFLRIVNVPRREIGPSTLEKLGNYANERHVSLFAAIDELGVEQHLGGRHLEKLRTFSEWIEGVSKRCYTDDPIAAIREMIYDCDYETYIAQHCSNDLIAEKRMGNVWFLLEALQQTLAKAEDEEMGFEDAIARLVLRDMLERQEEEDDADRVQLMTLHASKGLEYPHVFMVGMEEELLPHRTSIEEDNIEEERRLTYVGITRARQTLTLTLAGMRKQYGEIFDTTPSRFLDELPPEDLIREGWGETASPEQKQANANSHLSAMRQLLNR, encoded by the coding sequence GTGAACCACCTTAATGAGCGCCAGCACCAGGCGGTGCACTATATCGATTCCCCCCTGCTGGTGCTGGCTGGTGCCGGCAGCGGCAAAACCAGTGTGATCACCACCAAGATCGCCTACCTGATCCAGCAGTGCGGCTTCAAGGCCAGCAACATCGTGGCCGTTACCTTTACCAACAAGGCGGCGCGGGAGATGAAGGAGAGGGTCGGCAAACTGGTGAAAGGGGCAGCCGCGCGTGGCCTGACGGTCTCCACCTTCCACAACCTGGGGCTCAATATCATCCGCAAGGAGCACCAGGCCCTGGGTTACAAGAGCACCTTTTCGATCTTCGATGCCCAGGACGCCCAGACCCTGATCGGCGACCTGATGCTCAAGGATGACCAGGGGGAGGAGGAGCAGACCGACCAGATCCAGCACATGATCTCCAACTGGAAGAACGACATGGTCACCCCCGAGCAGGCGCTGGCCAACGCCCGCGGTCCCAGTGAGCAGGTGGCGGCGCGGGTTTACCACCATTACGACCGTACCCTCAAGGCCTACAACTCTGTCGATTTCGACGACCTGATCCTGCTGCCGGTAAAACTGTTCCAGACCCGTCCCGACATCCTCGAGAAGTGGCAGAACCGCATTCGCTATCTGCTGGTCGACGAATACCAGGACACCAACGCCAGCCAGTACCTGCTGGTCAGGCAACTGGTGGGGCAACGGGCCCGCTTTACCGTGGTGGGGGACGACGACCAGTCGATCTACGCCTGGCGCGGGGCACGACCGGAGAACCTGGTGCAACTGAAGGAAGATTTTCCCTCTCTACGGGTGATCAAGCTGGAGCAGAACTACCGCTCCACCAGCCGCATTCTCAAGGCGGCCAACACCCTGATCGACAACAACCCCCATGTGTTCGAGAAGCGTCTCTGGAGTGAGCTGGGGATGGGGGAGGAGATCCGGGTGCTGCGCTGCCGCAACGACGAAGCGGAGGCGGAGCGGGTGGCGACCGAGATCGTTAGCCAGCGCCTGAAAAAGGGCACCCAGTATAAGGACTACGCCATCCTCTACCGCGGCAACCACCAGTCGCGCCTGCTGGAGCTGAAACTGCAGCACCACCAGATTCCTTATCACATCAATGGTGGCACCTCCTTCTTCTCCCGCGCCGAGGTGAAGGACATCATGGCCTACCTGCGGCTGCTGATTAACCGTGACGACGACAACGCCTTCCTGCGCATCGTCAACGTACCCCGTCGTGAGATCGGCCCCTCCACCCTTGAGAAGCTGGGTAACTACGCCAATGAGCGTCACGTCAGCCTGTTCGCCGCCATCGACGAGCTGGGGGTGGAGCAACACCTGGGGGGGCGCCACCTCGAAAAACTGCGCACCTTCTCCGAGTGGATCGAGGGCGTCTCCAAGCGCTGCTACACCGACGACCCCATCGCCGCGATTCGCGAGATGATCTACGACTGCGATTACGAAACCTACATCGCCCAACACTGCAGCAACGACCTGATTGCCGAGAAGCGGATGGGCAACGTCTGGTTCCTGCTGGAAGCGCTGCAGCAGACGTTGGCCAAAGCCGAGGATGAGGAGATGGGCTTCGAGGATGCCATCGCCCGCCTGGTGCTGCGGGATATGCTGGAGCGCCAGGAGGAGGAGGACGACGCTGACCGGGTGCAGCTGATGACCCTGCACGCCTCCAAGGGGCTGGAGTATCCTCATGTGTTTATGGTGGGGATGGAGGAGGAGTTGCTGCCCCATCGCACCAGTATTGAGGAGGACAATATCGAAGAGGAGCGTCGCCTCACCTACGTCGGCATCACCCGTGCCCGCCAGACCCTCACCCTCACCCTCGCCGGGATGCGCAAACAGTATGGGGAGATCTTCGACACTACCCCCAGCCGCTTCCTCGACGAGCTCCCCCCCGAAGACCTGATTCGCGAGGGCTGGGGTGAAACCGCCTCCCCTGAGCAGAAACAGGCCAACGCCAACAGCCACCTGAGCGCCATGCGCCAGCTGCTCAACCGCTAG